The Streptomyces cyaneogriseus subsp. noncyanogenus region GCCCGCACGGCTGCGCGAGGTGCTGGTGCGGCACGGCCACACCCCCGTGGAGTCGGACGACGGGCGCATGCTGATCGACGGCGCCCGGATCGACGCCATCGGCCCGCTGGCCGCCCGGGAGGGCATCGTCCTTCTCGAACTGGCCGCCGAGGAGGCCACGCTGGAGGAGGCCTACCTCGACCTGACCGCCGCGGTCACGGAATTCGCCGCCCGAGCCCCGCAGGGGGCCTGAACCGTGTCCCCCGCAGCCGTACTCCGCTCCGAGTGGATCAAGATCAGGACCTTGCGCGGCACCGCGTGGTCGCTGCCGGCCGTCTTCCTGCTGACAGCCGGCTTCGCCATCGCGGGCAACGCGGCGACCGGCGATTCCGAGGCGGACAGCCCCGACTTCGACGCGCTCTTCTCCGTCTTCCTCGGCCTGAACCTGGGCCAGATCGCGGCGATCTCCTTCGGCACGATGGCCATGTCGTCCGAGTACCAGGGGGGAGCCATCCGCGCGTCGCTGACGGCGGTGCCCCGGCGGGGCCTGTTCTACGCGGCGAAGCTCGCGAACGTGGCGGGCCCGGCGCTGGCGATGGGCCTGGTGACCACGTTCGTGTCGTTCCTGGGCGGCAGCGCCTTCCTGGGCGACGCGGCGCTGGGCCCGGGCGACGGGCAGGCGCTGCGCGCCTGCCTGGGCGGGGCGGTCTACCTGGCGCTGATGGCGCTCTTCGCGGCCGGCCTGACGGCGGTGCTGCGCAGCGGCCTGGCCGTGCTCAGCATCCTGATCCCGTTCATCCTCGTCGTCTCCCTGGTCCTGGGCGAGACGTCGGGGTCGGTCGCCGACTACCTGCCCGACCGCGCCGGGCAGCAGGTGCTGTACGTGGACCCGCCGGGCGATCTGGCGCCGCTGGCGGGCCTGGGGGTGACGGCGCTGTGGACGGCCGCGGCGGTGCTGGCGGGGTGGTGGTCGCTCAGGCGCAGGGACGCCTGACGCCCGGGTCCCGCGGGAGCGGCAGCAAGCGGGAGGGGACCGGCCGCCCCTCCCCCGGCCTGCCGCCGTGCGGACTTCCGCCCGGGAAGGGCCCGCCCCCCGGGTGAGGGGGGCGGGCCGCCGGTCAGGGGGCGGTCCGCTGGTCCGTCACTTCGGCTCGCGGTTGAACAGCGAGGTGGACCAGAGGTGACCGAGCACGGCCAGCCCCGCGCACCAGGCCACGGCCAGCCATCCGTTGTGGCCGATCTCGCTGCCGAGCAGCAGCCCGCGCAGGGTTTCGATGGCCGGGGTGAAGGGCTGGTACTCGGCGATGGGCCGGAACCATCCCGGCATCGCGTCGACCGGCACGAAGGCGCTGGACAGCAGCGGCAGGATCATCAGCGGCAGGGCGTTGTTGCTGGCCGCCTCGGCGTTGGGGCTGGACAGGCCCATCCCGACCGCGATCCAGGTGAGCGCCAGGGAGACGAGTACCAGCAGCCCGAAGGCCAGGACCCACTCCAGGACGGTGGTGTCCGTGGCCCGGAAGCCGAGCGCGACCGCGACGGCCCCGACCAGCACCACGCCCGCCACGCACTGCAGCACGCTGCCGGCGACGTGCCCGATGAGCACCGAGGCGCGGTGGATCGCCATCGTGCGGAAGCGGGCGACGATGCCCTCGGTCATATCCATGGCGACGGACACCGCGCTGCCGATCGTGGTGCCGCCGATGGTCAGCATCAGGATGCCGGGGACGACATACGCGAGGTACTCCGACCGGTCCGCCTTGCCGTCCCCGATGCCGGCGCTCATCACGTCGCCGAAGACGTAGACGAAGAGCAACAGCAGCATGACCGGGGTGAGCAGCAGATTCAGTGTCAGGGACGGGTAGCGGCGGGCGTGCAGCAGGTTGCGGCGCAGCATCGTGGAGGAGTCGCGCACGGCGAGGGAGAGGGAGCTCATCGGGCGGTCCCCTTCGACTGGTTCGGCTGGTTCGGCTGGTTCGGACGGTCGGGCTGGTCGGTGCTGCCGGTCAGGGCGAAGAACACGTCGTCGAGGTCGGGGGTGTGGACGGTCAGCTCGTCCGCCTCGACGCCGGCGGAGTCCAGCCAGTCGAGAAGGGAGCGCAGCTCGCGCTGGCTGCCGTCGCTGGGGATCCGCAGTGCCAGCTCCGCGTCGTTCCGGGTGGCCTCGCGCAGTGCGGCGGCGGCGCTGCGGTAGGCGGCGGGGTCGAGGAAGCGGAGCCGGACGTGGCCGCCGGGGACGAGGCGTTTCAGCTCGTCGGCGGTGCCCTCGGCGGCGATCCTGCCGCCGTCGAGCACGGCGATGCGGTCGGCGAGTTCGTCGGCCTCCTCCAGGTACTGGGTGGTGAGGAAGACGGTGACGCCGCCGGTGACGAGTTCGCGGATGATCTGCCACATGGTGTGGCGGGAGCGCGGGTCGAGTCCGGTGGTCGGCTCGTCGAGGAAGATGATCCGCGGGTCGCCGACGAGGGTCATGGCGATGTCGAGGCGGCGCTTCATGCCGCCGGAGTAGCTCTGGGCGGGCTTCCTGGCGGCGTCGGCGAGGCCGAACCGCTCCAGCAGTTCGGCGGTCACGCGCCGCCCCTCGCGTGCGGGCAGGTGGTGCAGGTCCGCCATGAGGAGCATGTTCTCCTCGCCGGTGATCAGCCCGTCGACGGCGGAGAACTGCCCGGTGACGCCGATCGCGGCACGCACGCCGTCCGGTGCGGCGGCGATGTCGTGGCCCGCCACCTGGGCCTGCCCGCCGTCGGCGGTGATGAGGGTGGACAGGATCTTCACGGCGGTGGTCTTGCCGGCGCCGTTGGGTCCCAGCAGCGCGAACACGGAGCCGGCCGGGATGTGCAGATCGATGCCGTCGAGGACGGTCTTGTCGCCGTACGACTTGCGCAGACCGACGGCGCTGATGGCGGCCGGTGACGGCCGGCCACCCCCTCGGCTGGACGTGGACATGACAGTACTGGGCATGGAGCCCTCCGTTCGGAGGCGGAAGCGGACGGGGATGACCGGGCGCGGTGCGGCGCGGCGGTCAGGCGCGGGCGCGGCGGATGTCGATGTTGCCGTGCCGGGTGCGGGCGCGGATCTTGACGGTGTCCTCGGCGTCCTGCGGGGCGCCGGACGCGGTGAGCGCGTTGCGTACCTGGCCGGAGCTCGAGCTGACGTCGAGCCAGGCGGCCGTGCCCTCGCGGACGCCGACCTCGATGGCACCGTAGGAGGTCTCCAGCTGGACGGTGCCGCGGGCCACTTCGCCCACGCGCAGGGTGCCGTGGGCGGTGGTGGCGGTGACCGAGTCCTCGGCGCGCCGGATCTCGATGTCGCCGTTGGCGCCGTTCACGCGCAGTTCGCCGGTGGCGGCGTCCACGGTGGTGGTGCCGTGGGAGTTCTTCAGGACGGCGGGGCCGTCGACGAGGCCGACGCGCAGGCTGCCGGAGCTGGTGGTGATCTCGGCCGCGCCCTCGACGCGGTCCACGGTGATGGAGCCGTGCGACGCGGTCAGCTTCAGCGGGCCGGTCGCATCGAGGCGGACGTCGCCGGACGAGGTCTTCACGCGGACCTCGCCGAGCCGGCCCTCGCCGAGCACCTGGGTCCAGGCGCCGGTGGCGTCGATGTGCGAGCCCGCGGGCAGTTCGACCGTCACGTCGACGACGCCGGTGCGGCCGAACAGCGAGGACTTGGGCGTCGTGATGGTCAGGACGCCGCCCGCGCAGGCGACCTCGGTCTGGTCGGCCGTCCGCACGTCCAGGTCCTTCCCGGGGTCGCGGGGGCGCACCTCGACGACGGTGTCGGTGCGCTCGCCCGCGGTGAACTGGAGGGAACCGGCCTCCACGCGCGCCGTGGCCGAGATCGGTTCGGGGGTGTCGAAAGAAGGCATGGCTGTCCCGTCCTCGTGGGTCTTCGGTCCGTCCCCGCTGGTGGGACGTGGTGTGGGTGACGTGGTGCTGGGTGAAGTGGTGCGTGGGTGGCGCGGGTGATGCGGTGGGGGCGGGTGCGCCGGTCAGCGCACCCAGCCCGTGAAGCTCTGTCCGACGGTCCGGGTCTTCTCCGTCACGCGCGGCCGGGCGCCGCCGTCGACCGCGGCCGACACGGCGCGCACCAGCCAGGCGTTGACCGAGAGCCCCTCTCTGGCCGCGGCCTCCTCGGCGCGGGCCTTGAGGTGGGCCGGCAGGCGCAGGTTGACGCGGGCGGTGCCGCCCTCGTCGGCGTCGGCCGGGGCCGGGGTCCTGAGCGGCTCGACGGGCGCGGCCGGCTCCGCGGGGGCGCCGCCGTCGGCGGACGGCGGTGTCACCACGAAGTCGGGGTCGAGTCCGCGCAGCCGTACGTCGACCGAGCCGGGGGCGAGCTCGCGGGTGATCTCGTCCATCGCGGCGGAGAGCACGTTGAGCAGGGTCAGCCGGGTCGCCGACTCCAGGGGGGCGGTGAGCCTGTCGGCCAGCGCGCGGGCTTCCTCGCCGCCGGCCTCGGCGGCCACCGCCAGCTCACGGCGGAGGGTGTCGACATACGGGGTGAGGTCCATAACGCCATCATGGCACCACAATGGCGCCACTCGCAACCCTGAATGG contains the following coding sequences:
- a CDS encoding ABC transporter permease, which produces MSPAAVLRSEWIKIRTLRGTAWSLPAVFLLTAGFAIAGNAATGDSEADSPDFDALFSVFLGLNLGQIAAISFGTMAMSSEYQGGAIRASLTAVPRRGLFYAAKLANVAGPALAMGLVTTFVSFLGGSAFLGDAALGPGDGQALRACLGGAVYLALMALFAAGLTAVLRSGLAVLSILIPFILVVSLVLGETSGSVADYLPDRAGQQVLYVDPPGDLAPLAGLGVTALWTAAAVLAGWWSLRRRDA
- a CDS encoding ABC transporter permease, whose protein sequence is MSSLSLAVRDSSTMLRRNLLHARRYPSLTLNLLLTPVMLLLLFVYVFGDVMSAGIGDGKADRSEYLAYVVPGILMLTIGGTTIGSAVSVAMDMTEGIVARFRTMAIHRASVLIGHVAGSVLQCVAGVVLVGAVAVALGFRATDTTVLEWVLAFGLLVLVSLALTWIAVGMGLSSPNAEAASNNALPLMILPLLSSAFVPVDAMPGWFRPIAEYQPFTPAIETLRGLLLGSEIGHNGWLAVAWCAGLAVLGHLWSTSLFNREPK
- a CDS encoding ATP-binding cassette domain-containing protein, coding for MPSTVMSTSSRGGGRPSPAAISAVGLRKSYGDKTVLDGIDLHIPAGSVFALLGPNGAGKTTAVKILSTLITADGGQAQVAGHDIAAAPDGVRAAIGVTGQFSAVDGLITGEENMLLMADLHHLPAREGRRVTAELLERFGLADAARKPAQSYSGGMKRRLDIAMTLVGDPRIIFLDEPTTGLDPRSRHTMWQIIRELVTGGVTVFLTTQYLEEADELADRIAVLDGGRIAAEGTADELKRLVPGGHVRLRFLDPAAYRSAAAALREATRNDAELALRIPSDGSQRELRSLLDWLDSAGVEADELTVHTPDLDDVFFALTGSTDQPDRPNQPNQPNQSKGTAR
- a CDS encoding DUF4097 family beta strand repeat-containing protein, translated to MPSFDTPEPISATARVEAGSLQFTAGERTDTVVEVRPRDPGKDLDVRTADQTEVACAGGVLTITTPKSSLFGRTGVVDVTVELPAGSHIDATGAWTQVLGEGRLGEVRVKTSSGDVRLDATGPLKLTASHGSITVDRVEGAAEITTSSGSLRVGLVDGPAVLKNSHGTTTVDAATGELRVNGANGDIEIRRAEDSVTATTAHGTLRVGEVARGTVQLETSYGAIEVGVREGTAAWLDVSSSSGQVRNALTASGAPQDAEDTVKIRARTRHGNIDIRRARA
- a CDS encoding toxin-antitoxin system HicB family antitoxin, translated to MDLTPYVDTLRRELAVAAEAGGEEARALADRLTAPLESATRLTLLNVLSAAMDEITRELAPGSVDVRLRGLDPDFVVTPPSADGGAPAEPAAPVEPLRTPAPADADEGGTARVNLRLPAHLKARAEEAAAREGLSVNAWLVRAVSAAVDGGARPRVTEKTRTVGQSFTGWVR